A section of the Ictalurus punctatus breed USDA103 chromosome 8, Coco_2.0, whole genome shotgun sequence genome encodes:
- the rbmx gene encoding RNA-binding motif protein, X chromosome isoform X1: MAEADRPGKLFIGGLNTETTEKALESYFSKFGRISEVLLMKDRETNKSRGFAFVTYENPGDAKDAARELNGKALDGKPIKVEQATKPQFESSGRRGPSSMHPRSRGSPRGPRGSRGGPSGMRGPPSREPFFKGMSSRGPPPKRGPPMRNGGPPPKRPAPSGPMGRPPMSRDRDLYGPPPPRRDSLMSRRDDYPSPRDDHYSVKDSYSSRDYMSSRDSRDYGPPPRDYSYRDYPSQSSSRDDYGSVSRSYSDRDSYGGGREPRGYMERTSGGSYREPYDGYGNSRSAPPSRGPPPSYGGSGGGSRYDDYGSGSRDGYGSRDSYASGRSESYSASRPERPARQDLERGYPPRQYSSSSRGAPRGRGANRADRGMNRSRY, translated from the exons ATGGCGGAGGCAGACAGGCCTGGGAAGCTGTTCATCGGTGGCTTGAACACTGAAACTACAGAAAAAGCTCTTGAAAGCTACTTCAGCAAGTTTGGCCGGATATCTGAAG TTCTGTTGATGAAGGATCGTGAGACGAATAAGTCCAGAGGGTTCGCATTCGTGACCTATGAGAATCCTGGTGATGCAAAAGATGCTGCGAGGGAATTGAATGGAAAG GCCCTGGATGGTAAACCCATCAAAGTAGAGCAGGCCACAAAGCCTCAGTTTGAGTCGTCTGGCCGTCGCGGACCTTCGTCAATGCATCCACGCAGTCGGGGTTCTCCTCGAGGGCCGCGTGGGTCCAGAGGAGGTCCCAGTGGAATGCGGGGACCACCGAGCAGAG AACCCTTTTTTAAAGGGATGTCGTCCAGAGGACCCCCACCAAAAAGAGGACCACCAATGCGCAATGGAGGGCCACCACCAAAGAGACCAGCACCTTCTGGGCCAATGGGCAGAC CTCCAATGTCTAGGGATCGGGATCTTTATGGTCCCCCTCCTCCTCGCAGAGATTCACTCATGTCAAGGAGGGATGACTACCCATCACCACGTGATGATCACTACAGTGTCAAAGACAG CTATTCTAGTCGGGACTACATGAGCTCGAGAGACAGCCGGGACTATGGGCCTCCACCACGTGATTATTCATACCGTGACTATCCATCACAGTCCAGTTCCAGAGATGATTATGGTTCTGTGTCTCGCAGCTACAG TGATCGTGACAGTTACGGGGGAGGTCGTGAACCTAGAGGCTATATGGAGCGAACAAGTGGAGGCTCCTACAGAGAACCTTATGATGGTTACG GTAACTCACGCAGTGCCCCACCCTCAAGGGGCCCCCCTCCGTCCTACGGTGGGAGTGGTGGAGGCAGTCGCTATGACGACTATGGCAGCGGTTCCAGGGATGGCTATGGCAGTCGAGACAGTTACGCCAGCGGTCGGAGTGAGTCGTACTCTGCCAGCCGCCCCGAACGCCCGGCCAGGCAAGACCTCGAGAGAGGCTACCCTCCTCGCCAATACAGCAGCTCAAGCCGAGGCGCACCTCGGGGTCGTGGAGCTAATCGAGCAGATAGAGGAATGAACCGAAGTCGGTACTGA
- the rbmx gene encoding RNA-binding motif protein, X chromosome isoform X2, translating into MAEADRPGKLFIGGLNTETTEKALESYFSKFGRISEVLLMKDRETNKSRGFAFVTYENPGDAKDAARELNGKALDGKPIKVEQATKPQFESSGRRGPSSMHPRSRGSPRGPRGSRGGPSGMRGPPSRGMSSRGPPPKRGPPMRNGGPPPKRPAPSGPMGRPPMSRDRDLYGPPPPRRDSLMSRRDDYPSPRDDHYSVKDSYSSRDYMSSRDSRDYGPPPRDYSYRDYPSQSSSRDDYGSVSRSYSDRDSYGGGREPRGYMERTSGGSYREPYDGYGNSRSAPPSRGPPPSYGGSGGGSRYDDYGSGSRDGYGSRDSYASGRSESYSASRPERPARQDLERGYPPRQYSSSSRGAPRGRGANRADRGMNRSRY; encoded by the exons ATGGCGGAGGCAGACAGGCCTGGGAAGCTGTTCATCGGTGGCTTGAACACTGAAACTACAGAAAAAGCTCTTGAAAGCTACTTCAGCAAGTTTGGCCGGATATCTGAAG TTCTGTTGATGAAGGATCGTGAGACGAATAAGTCCAGAGGGTTCGCATTCGTGACCTATGAGAATCCTGGTGATGCAAAAGATGCTGCGAGGGAATTGAATGGAAAG GCCCTGGATGGTAAACCCATCAAAGTAGAGCAGGCCACAAAGCCTCAGTTTGAGTCGTCTGGCCGTCGCGGACCTTCGTCAATGCATCCACGCAGTCGGGGTTCTCCTCGAGGGCCGCGTGGGTCCAGAGGAGGTCCCAGTGGAATGCGGGGACCACCGAGCAGAG GGATGTCGTCCAGAGGACCCCCACCAAAAAGAGGACCACCAATGCGCAATGGAGGGCCACCACCAAAGAGACCAGCACCTTCTGGGCCAATGGGCAGAC CTCCAATGTCTAGGGATCGGGATCTTTATGGTCCCCCTCCTCCTCGCAGAGATTCACTCATGTCAAGGAGGGATGACTACCCATCACCACGTGATGATCACTACAGTGTCAAAGACAG CTATTCTAGTCGGGACTACATGAGCTCGAGAGACAGCCGGGACTATGGGCCTCCACCACGTGATTATTCATACCGTGACTATCCATCACAGTCCAGTTCCAGAGATGATTATGGTTCTGTGTCTCGCAGCTACAG TGATCGTGACAGTTACGGGGGAGGTCGTGAACCTAGAGGCTATATGGAGCGAACAAGTGGAGGCTCCTACAGAGAACCTTATGATGGTTACG GTAACTCACGCAGTGCCCCACCCTCAAGGGGCCCCCCTCCGTCCTACGGTGGGAGTGGTGGAGGCAGTCGCTATGACGACTATGGCAGCGGTTCCAGGGATGGCTATGGCAGTCGAGACAGTTACGCCAGCGGTCGGAGTGAGTCGTACTCTGCCAGCCGCCCCGAACGCCCGGCCAGGCAAGACCTCGAGAGAGGCTACCCTCCTCGCCAATACAGCAGCTCAAGCCGAGGCGCACCTCGGGGTCGTGGAGCTAATCGAGCAGATAGAGGAATGAACCGAAGTCGGTACTGA